In Ipomoea triloba cultivar NCNSP0323 chromosome 15, ASM357664v1, one genomic interval encodes:
- the LOC116007093 gene encoding uncharacterized protein At3g52155, chloroplastic, with amino-acid sequence MLGESLHLLPCNSCWITTTLSAVNRNRRRTSLPSRRSRESHRKHKRLAIAAAASMVIDTGSVQLQQASPETQTPASDSEQFLPRRLILLRHAHSSWENRSLRDHDRPLSKAGQLAAAKVSHELWRLGWIPGLILCSDAVRTRETLKIMQEQVPAFLEAEVHFLSSFYSVAAMDGQTAEHLRQAICKYSKDDILTVMCMGHNRGWEEAASMFSGAPIELKTCNAALLEATGKSWEETFSLAGLGGWGLQGIVKPDTDV; translated from the exons ATGCTTGGTGAGTCACTGCATCTCCTCCCTTGTAATTCTTGTTGGATTACAACGACTTTGTCTGCGGTGAACCGTAATCGTCGGAGGACTTCGTTGCCCTCCCGTAGGAGCCGAGAGAGCCACCGGAAACACAAGCGGCTGGCGATCGCCGCGGCGGCTTCTATGGTCATCGACACCGGCAGCGTTCAACTCCAGCAAGCTTCGCCGGAAACGCAAACTCCGGCTTCTGATTCGGAGCAGTTTCTACCACGCCGCCTCATTTTGCTCCGCCACGCACACAGTTCCTGGGAAAACCGTTCCCTCAGAG ACCATGATCGCCCGTTGAGCAAAGCTGGACAACTTGCTGCTGCCAAAGTTTCTCATGAGCTCTGGCGATTAGGTTGGATTCCAGGGCTTATATTATGCAG TGATGCAGTTCGAACTCGGGAAACACTGAAAATTATGCAGGAGCAGGTGCCAGCATTTTTGGAAGCTGAAGTACATTTCCTCTCAAGCTTTTATTCTGTTGCAGCAATGGATGGGCAGACGGCTGAGCATCTTAGGCAAGCAATCTGTAAATACTCTAAGGATGATATACTTACTGTCAT GTGTATGGGGCATAATAGGGGATGGGAGGAGGCGGCTTCCATGTTTTCAGGGGCTCCTATAGAGCTGAAGACTTGTAATGCTGCTTTGCTTGAAGCAACTGGGAAGTCATGGGAAGAG ACGTTTTCTCTGGCTGGACTTGGCGGTTGGGGGCTCCAGGGCATAGTGAAGCCAGATACTGATGTATAG